In Spirosoma aureum, a single genomic region encodes these proteins:
- a CDS encoding SLBB domain-containing protein, which produces MRTTDKLSRFNHRIGPFYIGLVLLLLTGTYQASAQAPRSRVDQLSDEDVQNFYKRAQASGLSEAQIEQAAMSQGYTLDDIAKMRRRINDLRTRTSQPQTETGTVTGRTLPTDLSQRTDSSLTTGVRKDTSRKLQVFGASLFENAKLSFEPNLRIATPRSYVVGPDDEIRIDISGASTGEFQLKVTPDGTVKVPNLPAIFVAGLTIEQAEQRIIARLRQGGYQGLGQSGSGTTANVTLTNIRSIRVTLVGEVVRPGTYTISSLGTAFNALYLAGGPNPETGSFRKINIIRGNRVIRTVDLYDFILKADQRDNVRLQDQDVIRVADYETHVELTGQVRRPAIFEVLPGETLKTVLGFAGGFADDAYQASITLRRNTARERRIVTITEEQLASFIPQRGDKYFVGKILERYENRVQLAGAVMRPGDYALEPGLETVKQLIGRGEGLRKDAFTNRATIVRERADMDRENLSFDLGKLLRGEIADIPLQSQDSLTVLSIRDLREPYYVTIEGAINQPDTVAFVNNMTVADLIAQAGGFQEGAKPNLVEVARRIRQDSAGIRTTMLEIFRFSVDRNLQITPIESTSPEFRLQPFDIVYVRTSVNYEAQKQVTIYGEVMQPGNYAIYNREERISDLIKRVGGLKPEAYIAGAQLRRMGQVVGNDLRNILNDPGSEENLLLQNGDTLFIPRRSEIVSVQGGVLNPSSVSFKGDYKFEDYISEAGGYTENARKSKGYVVYPNGRKDRTHRFLFFSSRPTIEPGSTVIIPFKPLDTNRLTSAERIGIFSLLATVSIALVNVLLR; this is translated from the coding sequence ATGCGTACCACCGACAAATTGTCACGTTTTAACCACCGTATAGGACCGTTTTATATTGGTTTAGTACTATTACTACTGACAGGAACGTATCAGGCTAGTGCCCAGGCCCCTCGTTCGCGCGTTGATCAACTCAGTGACGAAGACGTACAGAATTTTTACAAGCGGGCACAGGCCAGCGGTTTAAGCGAAGCCCAGATTGAACAGGCAGCAATGTCGCAGGGCTATACGCTGGATGATATAGCGAAGATGCGAAGACGGATCAATGACCTTCGTACGCGAACATCACAGCCTCAAACAGAAACGGGCACTGTAACCGGACGAACATTGCCGACAGATCTTTCTCAGCGAACAGATTCGTCATTGACGACTGGCGTACGTAAGGATACAAGTCGAAAATTACAGGTTTTTGGAGCCTCGTTATTCGAAAATGCCAAACTGTCATTTGAACCCAATCTGCGAATTGCTACTCCCCGTAGCTACGTAGTTGGCCCGGATGATGAAATAAGAATCGATATTTCGGGCGCATCAACTGGTGAATTTCAGTTGAAAGTTACGCCGGATGGCACAGTAAAGGTGCCTAATTTACCTGCCATCTTCGTGGCGGGGCTCACCATTGAACAGGCAGAACAACGCATCATTGCCCGGTTAAGGCAGGGGGGCTATCAAGGCCTTGGCCAGTCTGGGAGTGGGACTACGGCCAACGTGACACTGACCAATATTCGTAGTATTCGCGTTACACTGGTTGGTGAAGTCGTTCGGCCGGGGACATATACGATCTCATCGCTGGGAACAGCGTTTAATGCCCTTTATCTGGCAGGAGGTCCTAATCCGGAAACAGGCTCATTCCGAAAAATCAATATTATTCGGGGTAATCGCGTTATACGTACGGTCGACTTGTATGATTTTATTCTGAAAGCCGACCAACGGGACAATGTACGGCTCCAGGATCAGGACGTTATTCGGGTCGCCGATTACGAAACGCATGTTGAATTGACAGGACAGGTACGAAGACCGGCTATTTTTGAAGTATTGCCCGGCGAAACATTAAAAACAGTCCTGGGTTTTGCAGGCGGTTTTGCCGACGATGCCTATCAGGCGTCGATCACGCTTCGACGTAATACGGCCCGTGAACGGCGTATCGTTACAATTACCGAAGAGCAGCTGGCTAGTTTTATCCCGCAGCGGGGTGATAAATATTTTGTTGGAAAAATTCTGGAGCGTTATGAAAACCGGGTTCAACTGGCAGGTGCTGTGATGCGCCCCGGCGATTATGCGCTAGAACCGGGCCTCGAGACAGTGAAACAATTGATTGGCCGGGGAGAAGGGCTACGGAAGGACGCCTTCACGAATCGAGCTACCATTGTACGGGAACGAGCGGATATGGATCGGGAGAATTTATCATTCGATTTGGGGAAGCTTTTACGGGGAGAAATTGCCGACATTCCACTTCAAAGTCAGGACAGCCTGACCGTATTGTCGATTCGGGATTTGCGGGAACCTTATTATGTAACGATTGAAGGGGCTATTAATCAGCCTGATACTGTCGCTTTTGTGAATAATATGACGGTGGCCGATCTGATTGCCCAGGCGGGTGGCTTTCAGGAAGGTGCCAAGCCAAATCTGGTTGAAGTCGCCCGACGTATTCGACAGGATTCAGCGGGTATTCGCACTACCATGCTGGAGATATTCCGGTTTTCAGTTGATCGCAATTTGCAGATTACACCAATAGAAAGTACCTCGCCGGAATTTCGACTACAGCCCTTCGATATTGTTTATGTCCGAACGTCGGTTAATTACGAAGCGCAGAAACAGGTAACGATCTATGGCGAAGTCATGCAACCCGGTAATTATGCTATCTATAATCGAGAGGAGCGTATTAGCGATCTGATAAAACGGGTGGGTGGATTAAAGCCCGAAGCCTACATTGCTGGTGCCCAACTTCGGCGGATGGGCCAAGTAGTCGGAAATGACCTGCGAAATATTCTTAACGATCCTGGCTCTGAAGAGAACCTGCTGCTTCAGAATGGCGATACCTTATTCATACCCCGCCGATCAGAAATTGTATCTGTTCAAGGTGGTGTTTTAAACCCTTCATCAGTCAGTTTTAAGGGTGATTATAAATTTGAAGACTACATTAGTGAAGCAGGAGGATATACTGAAAATGCCCGGAAAAGCAAAGGATATGTAGTGTATCCAAATGGTCGGAAAGATCGAACACACCGATTTCTGTTTTTTTCGTCTAGACCAACTATTGAGCCTGGCTCAACGGTGATCATCCCCTTTAAGCCCTTAGATACAAATAGGTTAACTTCGGCAGAGCGCATAGGAATATTCTCTTTATTAGCAACAGTATCGATTGCTTTAGTTAATGTTCTACTTCGTTAA
- a CDS encoding IS5 family transposase: MTKQFSKLTDPQWAAISPFFKLKRKRKHDLRQMVNIILWLLRTGCEWRNLPEEWPNWQTVYYYFDQWKQDGTFERINVALNQLDRKRVMKQAHPSVLCVDSQSVKLNPMICEHRGTDATNKHVNGRKRQFVVDTQGRLWVAAVHAANQADGPVAVSLIGDILWRAGERLEKIYGDQSYNGVFAKALADWSINFEKASRPESVQGFVPVAKRWVVEPVRRRGSIAWTNYFRRIVKDYEYTLLSSVSWLYLANIQLMLQRI; this comes from the coding sequence ATGACCAAACAGTTCTCAAAACTGACCGACCCCCAATGGGCCGCAATTTCACCTTTTTTCAAGCTTAAACGCAAGCGAAAACACGATCTACGCCAAATGGTGAACATCATTTTATGGCTTCTGCGAACCGGTTGCGAATGGCGTAATCTGCCTGAAGAGTGGCCAAACTGGCAAACTGTCTACTATTATTTTGATCAGTGGAAGCAAGACGGCACCTTCGAGCGAATTAATGTAGCCCTTAATCAACTGGATCGTAAACGCGTCATGAAACAAGCTCACCCTTCCGTTTTATGTGTTGATTCACAAAGCGTTAAGTTAAATCCAATGATCTGCGAACACCGTGGTACTGATGCCACCAATAAACACGTCAACGGCCGTAAGCGCCAGTTCGTGGTTGATACCCAAGGCCGACTCTGGGTAGCGGCTGTTCATGCCGCTAATCAAGCCGATGGCCCCGTTGCGGTTTCGTTGATTGGTGATATCCTTTGGCGAGCCGGTGAACGTTTAGAGAAAATCTATGGCGACCAGTCCTATAATGGCGTTTTTGCTAAAGCACTAGCCGATTGGAGCATTAATTTTGAGAAGGCATCTCGGCCCGAATCGGTCCAAGGTTTTGTGCCCGTGGCCAAGCGCTGGGTCGTCGAACCGGTCCGCCGGCGCGGCAGTATTGCTTGGACCAATTACTTCCGTCGTATCGTCAAAGATTACGAGTATACGCTATTATCTTCGGTGAGCTGGTTGTACTTAGCTAATATTCAACTGATGCTTCAGCGAATCTAA
- a CDS encoding class I SAM-dependent methyltransferase, with product MFIFTEPPYWLDEAYSSAITKLDIGLIIRNEAMAPIVKSVINKWFDPNGRFIDYGGGYGMLVRMMRDRGFDYYRQDIHCENLYAESFDIVDIPPFKAEVLTAFEVFEHLIDPVAELEKMLALSDTILFSTMVQPHGDVSPDSWWYFTPETGQHIALYSRKSLQALADRFNLNYNWNEQDVHLFSRKKINNSLFKIITHPRWGRWYNTISGERDTFLQKDFLSVQKRLRENLMPPSKTILD from the coding sequence ATGTTTATTTTTACTGAGCCCCCATACTGGTTAGATGAAGCTTATAGCTCAGCAATTACCAAGTTAGATATTGGTTTAATAATTCGCAATGAGGCAATGGCCCCTATCGTTAAATCAGTAATCAATAAATGGTTTGATCCGAATGGACGCTTTATTGATTATGGAGGAGGATATGGTATGCTGGTGCGTATGATGCGGGATAGAGGGTTTGATTATTATAGACAGGATATTCATTGTGAAAATCTCTATGCAGAATCATTTGATATTGTAGATATTCCCCCCTTTAAGGCTGAAGTATTAACAGCCTTCGAAGTGTTCGAGCATTTGATTGATCCTGTTGCCGAATTAGAAAAAATGCTTGCTCTGAGTGATACAATATTATTCTCTACAATGGTGCAGCCCCATGGAGATGTTTCGCCTGATTCATGGTGGTATTTTACTCCTGAAACTGGGCAGCATATAGCATTATATAGTAGAAAATCGTTACAGGCTTTAGCTGATCGTTTTAATCTAAATTATAATTGGAACGAACAGGATGTTCATCTGTTTAGCCGTAAAAAAATTAATAATAGTTTATTTAAAATTATCACGCATCCACGTTGGGGACGCTGGTATAATACTATCTCAGGAGAACGAGATACTTTTCTACAAAAAGATTTTTTATCGGTGCAAAAACGATTAAGAGAGAATCTTATGCCACCTTCAAAAACTATTTTAGATTGA
- a CDS encoding lipopolysaccharide biosynthesis protein → MKSISLQYVREQIRNTHPRTRKAHLNTIWGLGVKGGGMLISLLLVPITIDYLSKETYGTWLTISSIVTMLSFLDIGIGNGLRNKFSEAVTKDDKILARAYVSTSYLIFGLIQLGLILLFLIFFQFVPWQKIFNTHIKTEPLQLVIMTTFVAMAIKLVLDILTYVLLALQESGRVGFINLLSNILILTGTYTLSKLTHGNLIYLAIITVSSPIIVLLISGYFLYKNQLKAYKPSLSLVRIKHARSLLSLGYKFFFIQISVIVLFYTDNLIITQLFGPSEVTTYNVAFRYFNAASTLFAIAITPYWSAFTEAAVRFDTSWMQKSHRYLQKLWIGLAAIVVLMVIAADYVYSLWVGDRVMVPMELNICMGVFILVSSWNSIIAAVVNGLGKVQLQLYYALFSAVINIPLAILLGKKLNMGASGVILATSLSLLFCSLIGGLQVRKLMSGTAKGIWDK, encoded by the coding sequence ATGAAAAGTATTTCACTTCAATATGTTCGCGAACAGATACGAAACACTCATCCGCGCACTCGAAAGGCTCATTTAAATACTATCTGGGGATTGGGTGTTAAAGGTGGCGGTATGCTTATTTCATTATTATTAGTACCAATAACAATCGATTACTTATCTAAAGAGACTTACGGTACATGGTTGACAATTAGCTCAATCGTGACAATGTTATCATTTCTTGATATTGGTATTGGAAATGGATTGCGCAATAAATTTTCTGAAGCTGTTACAAAAGATGATAAAATTTTAGCGAGAGCCTATGTGAGTACATCTTATTTGATTTTTGGTTTAATTCAATTAGGACTTATTTTGTTATTTTTAATCTTTTTTCAGTTTGTACCATGGCAGAAAATTTTTAACACACATATAAAAACAGAGCCACTTCAACTAGTTATAATGACAACGTTTGTTGCTATGGCGATAAAGTTGGTTCTAGACATACTCACTTACGTTTTACTGGCGCTTCAAGAATCAGGCCGTGTAGGATTTATTAATTTATTATCAAATATATTAATACTTACTGGGACATATACCTTATCAAAATTAACTCACGGAAATCTAATATACTTGGCAATCATTACTGTTTCAAGTCCTATAATAGTATTATTAATAAGCGGGTATTTTTTATACAAAAACCAATTGAAAGCGTATAAACCGTCGTTAAGTTTAGTTAGAATTAAGCATGCGAGGAGCTTATTATCATTAGGCTATAAATTTTTTTTTATTCAGATATCTGTGATTGTACTTTTCTACACGGATAACCTCATTATCACACAATTATTTGGACCATCAGAGGTAACTACTTATAATGTGGCATTTAGATATTTTAATGCGGCAAGTACATTATTTGCGATTGCCATTACCCCCTATTGGTCAGCATTTACAGAAGCTGCAGTAAGATTTGATACTTCATGGATGCAGAAATCACATCGTTACCTTCAGAAGTTATGGATAGGCCTAGCCGCCATAGTAGTATTAATGGTAATTGCCGCTGATTATGTTTATTCACTATGGGTAGGTGATCGCGTAATGGTTCCAATGGAACTGAATATTTGCATGGGAGTGTTTATATTGGTGAGCTCATGGAATAGTATCATAGCAGCTGTTGTTAATGGGTTGGGGAAAGTACAACTTCAACTTTACTATGCTTTATTTTCAGCAGTTATCAATATTCCTTTAGCTATTTTGCTTGGAAAAAAGTTAAACATGGGAGCTTCAGGGGTAATTTTGGCAACTAGTTTATCTTTACTTTTTTGTTCACTAATAGGTGGTCTGCAAGTAAGAAAACTTATGTCTGGCACCGCGAAAGGTATTTGGGATAAATAA
- a CDS encoding glycosyl hydrolase family 28-related protein, translated as MKISLFFTLMLVTLFCQGQKKTTNLPRESTEISKESLSPKPDGYWYIKTKAGKEVPLKIDPKANNLTTYQSIAKLRESILTNASAPATVNITDSGKQGIFILDTNDITTPDNTGTVLVTRSKLRYKRVIEGAISVRWFGAKGDGSNTDDSPAIQAAINFATELQDPAKDGAFSSKWKGRDLTVYLPLGTYKINHTIHISGTIKLQGSAGGAYAGTQLIQGVTGISMISLDAGSDKVSNATVIEDIIFKSGSAKQSPTVSQIIIGTGNGNSNYIRNCWFQTPENLAIWITKGGDIQISGCTFDVVPFQAIAIGKTSQPPVVDVSIMNNTFFEVSLDIIRLYSGKGITVSNNRVSNSINSNHSTTFINGYGADIITSLSVTGNEYTNVRNFANLPIHLFGCSISSNAGYNTDGYFIKANQPGVIYGVSIIGNSIYSSAANKNNKLIDIANSSGLQGSAIVGNSFYSINVTQLNAISMPSENNLNNEIAHNTFTNIASPYAVNAPEKNGIINIKSFVSIEDKTPVAGDLLYYDGTKWTRIPKGTNGQILKMVSGVPAWSIP; from the coding sequence ATGAAAATCTCATTATTCTTTACTTTAATGTTAGTCACTTTATTTTGTCAAGGGCAGAAAAAAACTACTAATTTACCCAGAGAATCTACTGAGATCAGTAAAGAGTCTCTTTCTCCAAAACCTGACGGTTATTGGTATATAAAAACGAAAGCAGGTAAAGAAGTGCCCTTGAAAATAGACCCCAAGGCAAATAACTTAACTACGTATCAGAGTATTGCAAAACTTAGAGAATCTATTTTAACCAATGCTTCAGCACCTGCAACCGTAAATATAACCGACAGTGGTAAACAAGGGATTTTCATACTAGATACTAATGATATTACTACGCCTGATAATACAGGTACTGTACTAGTGACGCGTTCAAAACTGCGTTACAAACGCGTAATAGAAGGTGCTATATCAGTAAGATGGTTTGGAGCTAAAGGAGATGGTTCTAATACGGATGATTCACCAGCAATTCAAGCGGCTATTAATTTTGCTACAGAACTTCAGGATCCAGCAAAGGATGGCGCCTTTAGCTCTAAATGGAAAGGTAGAGATCTGACGGTTTATCTACCACTTGGTACTTATAAAATAAACCATACTATTCATATTTCTGGTACAATAAAGCTTCAAGGCAGTGCCGGTGGGGCTTATGCTGGAACACAATTGATACAAGGTGTAACGGGAATTTCAATGATTAGCCTTGATGCTGGAAGCGATAAAGTATCTAATGCAACTGTCATTGAGGATATTATTTTTAAATCAGGTTCTGCAAAACAAAGTCCGACAGTCTCACAAATTATTATTGGTACGGGAAATGGCAATTCTAATTACATTCGAAACTGTTGGTTTCAAACACCAGAAAATTTGGCTATTTGGATTACAAAAGGTGGAGACATTCAAATATCAGGCTGCACCTTTGATGTAGTGCCATTTCAAGCGATAGCAATTGGAAAAACAAGCCAGCCGCCCGTTGTAGATGTAAGTATTATGAACAATACATTTTTTGAGGTTTCACTTGATATTATCCGTCTTTATAGTGGTAAAGGAATAACTGTATCGAACAATAGGGTATCAAATAGTATCAATTCAAACCATTCAACTACGTTCATAAACGGCTACGGCGCAGATATAATTACATCCTTATCTGTAACAGGTAATGAATATACAAATGTTCGTAATTTTGCAAATTTGCCTATTCATTTGTTCGGATGCAGTATCAGTAGTAACGCTGGATATAATACAGATGGATATTTTATAAAGGCAAACCAACCCGGAGTAATTTATGGAGTTTCAATAATTGGGAATAGCATTTATTCAAGTGCTGCGAATAAGAATAATAAGTTAATAGATATTGCAAACAGTTCTGGGCTACAAGGTTCTGCTATTGTTGGTAATTCATTTTATAGTATAAATGTGACGCAATTAAATGCAATATCGATGCCCAGTGAAAACAATCTTAATAATGAAATTGCTCACAATACGTTTACGAATATTGCATCGCCCTATGCTGTTAATGCGCCAGAAAAAAATGGTATAATCAATATTAAATCGTTCGTTTCAATTGAAGACAAGACTCCTGTTGCAGGAGATTTACTTTATTACGATGGTACAAAATGGACTCGTATACCAAAGGGCACTAATGGGCAAATACTTAAAATGGTTTCTGGAGTTCCAGCTTGGTCTATTCCATAA
- a CDS encoding Wzz/FepE/Etk N-terminal domain-containing protein: protein MSVTETKRKETNDEDEIEIRLSNIVRFLKRNRWRILVFTLVGFVLGLVYAFSIENQYSAQVRVLPEMESKGGGLNGLGSLAGLAGIDIGGVAGGGMDAIRPDIYPDVLHSVPFALYLLKQPVYSQLLTKETTLESFLKEKSGRTLISNLFGSKANEDTSPVLDPNHRSKTLEITKFQEVLVRQVHKSVSATFDKKTGLITVSSTLPDPVVAATVARLSLEYLTNYITSYRTEKARNQVRFLTHQVEDTKKRYQVAEYALSNYRDKNRGLFLNTAKIEEQKLQSDFLLAQNVYGDLSKQLEQAKIKVEEQSPVFKILEPAQIPLKKSGPNRILTILSFVVLGSVFGTIFCVIRTFIFKSAN, encoded by the coding sequence ATGTCAGTTACAGAGACAAAAAGAAAGGAAACCAATGATGAGGACGAAATCGAAATTCGGCTAAGCAATATTGTGCGGTTTTTAAAAAGAAATCGTTGGCGAATTCTTGTGTTTACGCTGGTGGGATTTGTTTTGGGCTTAGTATATGCTTTTTCGATAGAAAATCAATATAGCGCTCAAGTCAGAGTTTTACCAGAAATGGAATCGAAAGGTGGTGGGCTAAATGGATTAGGTTCATTGGCTGGCCTTGCTGGAATTGATATTGGGGGTGTCGCAGGTGGAGGAATGGATGCCATTAGGCCTGATATATATCCAGATGTATTACATAGTGTACCGTTTGCTCTTTATCTCTTAAAGCAACCTGTTTATTCGCAGCTATTAACGAAAGAGACCACACTAGAATCATTTCTTAAAGAAAAAAGCGGACGAACACTGATAAGTAATTTATTTGGTTCAAAGGCTAATGAAGATACTAGCCCAGTACTTGATCCTAACCATAGAAGCAAGACGCTAGAAATTACTAAGTTTCAGGAAGTGCTCGTTAGGCAGGTACATAAATCGGTGTCGGCTACATTTGATAAGAAAACGGGCTTAATTACTGTTTCCTCGACCCTGCCTGATCCAGTTGTAGCAGCAACTGTAGCCCGGTTGTCACTGGAATATTTAACAAATTATATAACGAGTTATCGAACGGAGAAAGCTAGAAATCAAGTTCGCTTTCTCACTCATCAAGTAGAAGATACAAAAAAGAGATACCAAGTAGCTGAATATGCTTTGTCGAATTACAGAGATAAAAATCGAGGTTTATTTTTGAATACGGCAAAGATTGAAGAGCAGAAATTACAATCCGATTTTTTGCTGGCACAAAATGTATATGGGGATCTTTCCAAACAGCTTGAACAAGCCAAAATTAAGGTAGAAGAGCAGTCGCCAGTTTTTAAAATTTTAGAGCCAGCGCAAATACCTTTGAAGAAGAGCGGGCCTAACCGTATATTAACTATACTCAGTTTTGTCGTTTTGGGTAGTGTTTTTGGAACTATCTTTTGTGTGATACGAACGTTTATTTTTAAGTCAGCTAATTAA
- a CDS encoding GDP-mannose 4,6-dehydratase, giving the protein MKTALICGISGQDGAYLAKLLLSKGYKVFGGSRDAQMSSFGNLNHLGIRQDVETVSISINDFRSVLQTLQRTKPDEVYNLAGQSSVGLSFEQPVETLESISIGTLNLLEAIRFTGQPIQFYNAGSSECFGDTGSEAANETTPFRPRSPYGVAKAAAFWQVANYREAYRLKACTGILFNHESPLRPERFVTQKIVAAACRIAKGSSETLTLGNINIARDWGWAPDYVEAMWLMLQQEQPDDYVIATGKTCKLSDFINVVFKTVGLSWQDHVRIDNSFFRPTDIEEGHANPTKAAKELNWVANYSMETIGQIMVEEWLKKLDRNN; this is encoded by the coding sequence GTGAAGACTGCGCTAATATGTGGAATATCAGGTCAGGATGGAGCATATCTGGCAAAGCTCTTGTTAAGCAAGGGGTATAAAGTATTTGGGGGTTCTCGTGATGCCCAAATGTCTTCATTTGGAAACCTAAACCATCTAGGAATAAGGCAAGATGTTGAAACTGTTTCAATAAGTATTAATGATTTTAGATCTGTATTACAAACTTTACAGCGAACAAAGCCGGATGAAGTTTACAATTTAGCAGGCCAAAGCTCGGTTGGATTATCATTTGAACAACCAGTTGAGACATTGGAAAGTATTAGTATTGGGACACTTAACTTACTGGAGGCTATTCGCTTTACCGGCCAGCCAATACAATTTTATAATGCAGGTTCTAGTGAATGTTTTGGCGATACTGGTAGCGAAGCCGCCAATGAGACAACTCCCTTTCGGCCACGTAGTCCATATGGAGTAGCTAAAGCTGCTGCTTTTTGGCAGGTGGCTAACTATCGCGAAGCTTATCGGTTAAAGGCATGCACAGGAATTCTTTTTAACCATGAATCTCCTTTACGACCAGAGCGTTTTGTTACACAAAAAATTGTTGCGGCAGCCTGCCGTATTGCAAAGGGTAGTAGCGAAACTCTGACTCTAGGTAATATAAATATTGCTCGTGATTGGGGGTGGGCGCCCGATTATGTGGAAGCTATGTGGTTAATGCTACAACAAGAGCAACCTGACGATTATGTTATTGCTACAGGTAAAACTTGTAAATTAAGTGATTTTATAAACGTGGTATTTAAGACGGTAGGCCTCAGCTGGCAAGATCATGTTCGGATAGATAATTCGTTTTTTCGTCCAACAGATATTGAAGAAGGACATGCTAATCCAACTAAAGCTGCTAAAGAATTAAATTGGGTCGCAAATTATTCAATGGAGACAATTGGCCAAATAATGGTTGAAGAATGGTTAAAAAAGTTAGATAGAAATAACTAA
- a CDS encoding glycosyltransferase family 4 protein: protein MNIFFDYQAFALQQYGGISRYICELITGINKSVNNKAHLSLFWSNNAHLQEYNLPMNSYPFKTKFSKALHIPNKLYNFWDFKPGKYDIYHSTYFDSFLSKKVGAIPMVTTFYDMIYERLSDQFIELSADKLIIPQKKKIAQSSTHLIAISESTKRDMIELLGIAPEKITVIYLGSSFAIDESDTSKVTSIVDGPYLLYVGNRFGYKNFIPFLRSVAHILVKYKIKLVCAGGGSFTQEEKNLINDLSVNELVQFRPINDIILKKLYKDATAFIFPSLYEGFGIPVLEAFSCRCPCIVSNNSSLPEVAGDGALYIDPTDPDSIVNAVENILLNDSLRYELTHRGTHQLTHFSWQRTVNETLNLYNQLT from the coding sequence ATGAATATTTTCTTTGATTACCAGGCTTTTGCTTTACAACAGTATGGAGGAATATCTAGATATATTTGTGAGCTTATCACTGGTATCAATAAGAGCGTAAACAATAAAGCGCATTTGTCTCTCTTTTGGTCAAATAATGCGCATTTGCAGGAATACAATTTGCCTATGAATTCGTATCCTTTTAAAACGAAGTTTAGTAAAGCACTTCATATACCAAATAAATTATATAATTTTTGGGATTTTAAACCGGGGAAATACGATATCTACCACAGCACATACTTTGATTCTTTTTTAAGTAAAAAAGTTGGCGCCATTCCAATGGTTACTACTTTTTATGATATGATTTATGAGCGCCTTTCAGATCAATTCATTGAACTCTCTGCAGATAAATTGATTATTCCTCAAAAAAAGAAAATAGCACAAAGTTCTACTCATCTAATTGCCATATCGGAGAGTACTAAGCGTGATATGATTGAATTGCTTGGTATAGCTCCTGAAAAAATCACAGTTATTTATTTAGGAAGCTCATTTGCTATAGATGAGTCTGATACAAGTAAGGTAACTTCGATTGTTGATGGACCATATTTATTGTATGTTGGGAATAGATTTGGTTACAAAAACTTTATTCCATTTTTGCGTTCAGTTGCTCACATATTAGTTAAGTATAAGATTAAGTTAGTATGTGCTGGTGGTGGGAGTTTTACACAGGAAGAAAAGAACCTTATTAATGATCTGTCAGTAAATGAGCTAGTTCAGTTTAGGCCTATAAATGACATTATCCTAAAAAAACTATATAAAGATGCAACTGCATTTATATTCCCTTCCTTATATGAAGGGTTCGGTATTCCAGTTCTAGAAGCTTTTTCATGCAGATGTCCTTGTATTGTAAGTAATAATAGTTCATTACCTGAAGTAGCTGGTGATGGTGCTTTATATATTGATCCTACAGATCCAGATTCTATTGTTAATGCAGTTGAGAATATACTATTAAATGATAGCCTTAGATATGAACTGACTCATCGGGGAACACATCAGTTAACTCATTTCTCTTGGCAACGAACAGTTAATGAAACCCTAAATCTATATAATCAACTAACTTAA